A section of the Acanthochromis polyacanthus isolate Apoly-LR-REF ecotype Palm Island chromosome 13, KAUST_Apoly_ChrSc, whole genome shotgun sequence genome encodes:
- the LOC127536870 gene encoding lysophosphatidic acid receptor 6-like has product MNNAIEEEQQPVYAVLFGCILALGLPLNAVSLWILLRRHSLKSPNAVFMVNLAISDLLLVISLPMRVYFYATGNWPFSSTACLSIASLFHANIHSSSIFITFISVDRLLAVVYPLRSRHLRTSTNAWKGAGLTWLILLVTSISVTVTLSGRPPHNHTCFVPHDTNDTDPEISSADFLDPVVVSSLLAVNVVCTAMVLWTLRSHLSDSAKVKNKLKVMLIFVLNLLIFTICFLPLSISLVTVHNRVSLICLAAANCCLDPLLYYFSFDAFWKNKEDVESS; this is encoded by the coding sequence ATGAACAACGCCATTGAGGAGGAGCAACAGCCAGTCTACGCTGTGCTCTTTGGCTGCATCTTGGCCCTTGGTCTGCCTCTCAACGCTGTGTCTCTGTGGATTCTGCTTCGTCGCCACAGCCTCAAGTCACCCAACGCCGTCTTCATGGTCAACCTGGCAATCTCAGACCTGCTGCTTGTCATCTCCTTACCCATGAGGGTCTATTTCTACGCAACAGGTAACTGGCCTTTTAGCAGCACAGCATGTCTCAGTATAGCTTCACTCTTTCACGCCAACATCCACTCCAGCTCTAtcttcatcaccttcatcagTGTGGACCGGCTGCTGGCTGTAGTTTATCCTCTGAGGTCACGGCATCTTCGAACCTCAACCAACGCCTGGAAAGGTGCTGGACTCACTTGGCTCATTTTGTTGGTGACAAGTATCTCAGTGACGGTGACGCTTTCAGGACGACCACCACATAACCACACCTGTTTTGTACCACATGATACAAATGATACAGATCCTGAAATATCATCAGCCGATTTTCTTGATCCTGTGGTAGTGTCCTCCCTGCTGGCAGTCAACGTTGTGTGCACTGCTATGGTGTTGTGGACTCTACGCAGTCATCTCAGTGACTCTGCAAAGGTCAAGAACAAGTTGAAAGTAATGCTGATTTTTGTGCTGAACTTGCTCATATTCACCATATGTTTCTTACCTCTGTCAATTAGTTTGGTTACAGTTCATAATCGTGTGTCATTGATTTGTCTTGCTGCTGCGAACTGTTGTCTGGATCCACTGttgtattatttttcttttgatgctTTCTGGAAGAACAAAGAAGATGTGGAATCATCATGA
- the LOC127536920 gene encoding lysophosphatidic acid receptor 6-like — MNNTTEDEPQPVYAVLFGCIMALGLPLNAVSLWILLRRHSLKSPNAVFMVNLAISDLLLVISLPMRVYVYATGNWPFSSTACLVTEALFYTNIRSSSIFITFISVDRLLAVVYPLRSRHLRTSTNAWKGAGFTWLILLVTSISVTVTLSGQPPHNHTCFVPHDTNDTAPKISSADFLDPVVVSILLAVNVVCTAMVLWTLRSHLSDSAKVKNKMNVMLIFVLNLLIFTICFLPVSISLVTVHNRLSLICLAAVNCCLDPLLYYFSFDAFWKKKEDVELS; from the coding sequence ATGAACAACACCACTGAGGACGAGCCACAGCCAGTCTACGCTGTGCTCTTTGGCTGCATCATGGCCCTTGGTCTGCCTCTCAACGCTGTTTCTCTGTGGATTCTGCTTCGTCGCCACAGCCTCAAGTCACCCAACGCCGTCTTCATGGTCAACCTGGCAATCTCGGACCTGCTGCTCGTCATCTCCTTACCCATGAGGGTCTATGTCTATGCAACAGGTAACTGGCCTTTTAGCAGCACAGCGTGCCTCGTTACAGAGGCACTCTTTTACACCAACATCCGCTCCAGCTCTAtcttcatcaccttcatcagCGTGGACCGGCTGCTGGCTGTAGTTTATCCTCTGAGGTCACGGCATCTTCGAACCTCAACCAACGCATGGAAAGGTGCTGGATTCACTTGGCTCATTTTGTTGGTGACAAGTATCTCAGTGACGGTGACGCTTTCAGGACAACCACCACATAACCACACCTGTTTTGTACCACATGATACAAATGATACTGCTCCTAAAATATCATCAGCCGATTTTCTTGATCCTGTGGTAGTGTCCATCCTGCTGGCAGTCAACGTTGTGTGCACTGCTATGGTGTTGTGGACTCTACGCAGTCATCTCAGTGACTCTGCAAAGGTCAAGAACAAGATGAATGTAATGCTGATTTTTGTGCTGAACTTGCTCATATTCACCATATGTTTCTTACCTGTGTCAATTAGTTTGGTTACAGTTCATAACCGTTTGTCATTGATATGTCTTGCTGCTGTGAACTGCTGCCTGGATCCACTGttgtattatttttcttttgatgccttctggaagaaaaaagaagatgtGGAACTATCATGA